In Halobaculum magnesiiphilum, the following proteins share a genomic window:
- a CDS encoding NfeD family protein, with the protein MLLQSGLVAPETLPLVLIAAGLVLSIAEALAPGAHFVVIGVALLAAGLVGLALGPLAGPFVLGLLVLVFGALAFYGYHEFDLYGGKGQAQTSDSRSLRGSTARVTETVTPTGGEVKLDEGGFNPYYSARSVDGEIAEGTEVLVVDPGGGNVLTVESLAGGVDDIDRELAKGRREAERADANDVEVDPNPAADDEGNDEAERETESERE; encoded by the coding sequence ATGTTGCTCCAATCGGGCCTCGTCGCCCCGGAGACCCTGCCGCTCGTGTTGATCGCGGCCGGGCTCGTGCTGTCCATCGCCGAGGCGTTGGCCCCGGGCGCACACTTCGTCGTCATCGGGGTCGCGCTGCTCGCGGCCGGGCTCGTCGGGCTCGCGCTCGGGCCGCTGGCCGGGCCGTTCGTGCTCGGCCTGCTCGTGCTCGTGTTCGGCGCGCTCGCGTTCTACGGCTACCACGAGTTCGACCTGTACGGCGGGAAGGGCCAGGCGCAGACCTCCGACTCCCGGTCGCTTCGGGGGTCGACCGCCCGCGTCACCGAGACCGTCACGCCCACCGGGGGCGAGGTGAAGCTCGACGAAGGCGGGTTCAATCCGTACTACTCGGCGCGCTCTGTCGACGGCGAGATCGCCGAGGGAACCGAGGTGCTCGTCGTCGACCCCGGCGGCGGCAACGTTCTCACCGTCGAGTCGCTGGCGGGCGGCGTCGACGACATCGACCGGGAGCTGGCGAAGGGGCGCCGGGAGGCGGAGCGCGCGGACGCCAACGACGTGGAGGTAGACCCGAACCCAGCCGCGGACGACGAGGGGAACGACGAGGCCGAGCGGGAGACCGAATCCGAGCGCGAGTGA
- a CDS encoding DUF7312 domain-containing protein: MSDDPRTDAGGRVDPDGDSGDDGEQWRFAIDEVGPEAEAAREAARNPPIEPESIDAENALFVVAGVLGTLLLVFSVTL, from the coding sequence ATGTCGGACGATCCCCGCACCGACGCCGGCGGCCGAGTCGATCCCGACGGCGACTCGGGCGACGACGGAGAGCAGTGGCGCTTCGCCATCGACGAGGTCGGACCGGAGGCGGAGGCCGCACGCGAGGCCGCGCGCAACCCGCCGATCGAGCCGGAGTCGATCGACGCCGAGAACGCGCTGTTCGTCGTCGCGGGCGTCCTCGGGACGCTCCTGTTGGTGTTCTCGGTGACGCTTTAA
- the pyk gene encoding pyruvate kinase, which produces MRRAKIVCTLGPASDDRATIRALADAGMSVARLNASHGDTDHRGEVIDRIRAVDDATEEPLAAMLDLQGPEVRTAEIDEPIEVATGSEVLFVDDDTATPERIGVTHALVETDSGDRVLLDDGRIEATVIEVTDDGVRARIDSGGELGSRKGVNIPGVDLDLPTITAADERELDLVVDHDVDFVAASFIGDAGDVYAVADALEERGASDIPVVAKIERADAVENLDGIVDAAYGVMVARGDLGVECPLEDVPMVQKRIIRKCMETGTPVITATEMLDSMVHSRRPTRAEASDVANAVLDGTDAVMLSGETAIGDHPVRVVETMDRIVSRIEASDEYAETREDRVPLAQTESRTEPLARSARFLARDTDAAAVVAASESGYTARKTAKFRPAVPVVATTPSDRVRRQLALSWGVRPMYADYHSSIEEVMDSAVSAALETGAAESGDTIVVLSGMMTELEGTNTTNTLKLHVAAETIATGRHVVGGRVSGPLRRLPDGDLTDVPEGTIAYLPAGFDAEFVGDTGALGGIIDARAGMTGYPALVAREVGIPMVSGAPLADDVVDDTTVTVDAERGVVYEGDVIGHARRQ; this is translated from the coding sequence ATGCGACGAGCCAAGATCGTCTGTACGCTCGGTCCCGCCTCCGACGACCGAGCGACGATTCGGGCGCTCGCCGACGCCGGGATGTCCGTCGCCCGGCTCAACGCGAGCCACGGCGACACCGACCACCGCGGCGAGGTGATCGACCGTATCCGCGCGGTCGACGACGCGACCGAGGAACCGCTCGCGGCGATGCTCGACCTCCAGGGACCGGAGGTCCGAACCGCCGAGATCGACGAGCCGATCGAGGTCGCGACCGGCTCGGAGGTGCTGTTCGTCGATGACGACACGGCGACCCCCGAGCGGATCGGCGTGACCCACGCGCTCGTCGAAACCGACTCCGGCGACAGAGTGCTGCTCGACGACGGGCGGATCGAGGCCACCGTGATCGAGGTGACCGACGACGGCGTGCGCGCCCGGATCGATTCCGGCGGCGAACTCGGCTCGCGCAAGGGCGTCAACATCCCCGGCGTCGACCTCGATCTCCCGACGATCACCGCGGCCGACGAGCGCGAACTCGACCTCGTCGTCGACCACGACGTGGACTTCGTCGCCGCCTCGTTCATCGGCGACGCCGGCGACGTGTACGCCGTCGCCGACGCCTTGGAGGAGCGCGGCGCGAGCGACATACCGGTCGTCGCGAAGATCGAACGGGCCGACGCCGTCGAGAACCTCGACGGGATCGTCGACGCCGCCTACGGCGTGATGGTCGCCCGCGGCGACCTCGGCGTCGAGTGCCCGCTGGAGGACGTCCCGATGGTCCAGAAGCGCATCATACGCAAGTGCATGGAGACCGGCACCCCCGTCATCACCGCGACGGAGATGCTCGACTCGATGGTTCACTCGCGACGCCCGACGCGAGCGGAGGCCTCGGACGTTGCAAACGCGGTACTCGACGGCACCGACGCGGTGATGCTGTCGGGCGAGACGGCGATCGGCGATCACCCGGTTCGCGTCGTCGAGACGATGGACCGGATCGTCAGCCGGATCGAGGCGAGCGACGAGTACGCCGAGACGCGCGAGGACCGCGTCCCGCTGGCGCAGACGGAGTCGCGGACGGAGCCGCTGGCGCGCTCGGCGCGCTTCCTCGCTCGCGACACCGACGCGGCCGCGGTCGTCGCCGCCTCCGAGTCCGGCTACACCGCCCGCAAGACGGCGAAGTTCCGGCCGGCAGTGCCCGTCGTCGCGACGACGCCCAGCGACCGCGTTCGCCGTCAGCTCGCGCTCTCGTGGGGCGTCCGACCGATGTACGCCGACTACCACAGCAGCATCGAGGAGGTGATGGACTCGGCGGTCTCGGCCGCCCTCGAGACCGGCGCCGCCGAGTCGGGCGACACGATCGTCGTCCTCTCGGGCATGATGACCGAGCTTGAGGGGACGAACACGACGAACACGCTGAAGCTCCACGTCGCGGCCGAGACGATCGCCACCGGGCGCCACGTCGTCGGCGGGCGCGTCTCCGGGCCGCTGCGCCGGCTCCCCGACGGCGACCTCACCGACGTGCCGGAGGGAACGATCGCGTACCTCCCGGCGGGATTCGACGCCGAGTTCGTCGGCGACACGGGGGCGCTCGGGGGCATCATCGACGCCCGCGCGGGGATGACCGGCTACCCCGCGCTCGTCGCCCGCGAGGTCGGCATCCCGATGGTGTCGGGCGCGCCGCTGGCCGACGACGTGGTCGACGACACGACCGTGACGGTCGACGCCGAGCGCGGGGTCGTCTACGAGGGCGACGTGATCGGGCACGCGCGACGGCAGTGA
- a CDS encoding DUF7123 family protein, whose product MSATSTVESIGTEETAAVEASADLSDKQHRILAYLREHAAEQTYFKSRLIAEELGLSAKEVGANMSAVVDAAVDIDVEKWGYSSGTTWMVTQ is encoded by the coding sequence ATGAGCGCGACGAGCACCGTCGAGTCGATCGGGACCGAGGAGACCGCGGCCGTCGAGGCGAGCGCCGACCTCAGCGACAAGCAACACCGGATCCTCGCGTACCTCCGCGAGCACGCCGCCGAGCAGACGTACTTCAAGTCCCGGCTCATCGCCGAGGAGCTCGGCCTCTCCGCGAAGGAGGTCGGCGCGAACATGTCCGCGGTCGTCGACGCCGCCGTCGACATCGACGTGGAGAAGTGGGGCTACTCCTCGGGCACGACCTGGATGGTTACGCAGTAA
- a CDS encoding flippase-like domain-containing protein, producing MSSPDGRPDPDPDGVDRAGVGTAAGDAAADGIRVSVVLPAFNEAATIEGTVRTTVGTLEGFLPNDAFEVIVAEDGCDDDTPEIADRLAREDDRVRHFHSDRRLGRGGALEFAFERAAGDTLVYFDTDLATDMGHLEELVAKIDREGYDVATGSRWIPGDEADRPAKRGVPSRGFNLIVRTVLRSRLRDHQCGFKALSREAFEELHEAVEDDHWFWDTELLVRAQRRGFRVAEFPVEWEPQGDSKVDLVRDVFGMGSQIVRLWWQLSVSPRITRTRTVAAGVVLTVAALALMTVYLDPSAVLAAFEGADPAPVAAATLVYLLSWPLRGLRYRDILTELGYREKLGFLTGAVFISQTGNLVFPARAGDAVRAYVVKARRGIPYPTGFASLAAERVFDLLTITAMAGAVLAGLLVTDGTSAVAAAVSANVPGVPPAAVSRAIQVAAGIGVVAVASLFVIVATARSDRNYVRDVVSRFSSDSYVDYVAGVIEEFTAGVQTVAGTRASFARVGGVSVVVWTLDVVTALLVLAAFPAAVESMTVTQLVVVGFFAVSVGNLAKVLPLSPGGIGLYEAAFTALVVGLGGVPAAVAFAAAVLDHAVKNAVTVAGGVVSMIGFNVSLTDAVDETAELDEEGEPEGSEFPSDDD from the coding sequence ATGAGTAGTCCGGACGGGCGCCCCGATCCCGACCCCGACGGCGTGGACCGCGCCGGCGTCGGCACCGCCGCCGGCGACGCCGCCGCCGACGGGATCCGCGTCAGCGTCGTGCTCCCCGCGTTCAACGAGGCGGCGACCATCGAGGGGACCGTCCGGACGACCGTCGGGACGCTGGAGGGGTTCCTCCCGAACGACGCCTTCGAGGTGATCGTCGCCGAGGACGGCTGCGACGACGACACTCCCGAGATCGCCGACCGGCTCGCCCGCGAGGACGACCGGGTGCGCCACTTCCACAGCGACCGGCGGCTTGGTCGCGGCGGCGCCCTGGAGTTCGCGTTCGAGCGCGCGGCCGGCGACACGCTCGTGTACTTCGACACGGACCTCGCGACGGACATGGGCCACCTGGAGGAGTTGGTGGCGAAGATCGACCGGGAGGGGTACGACGTGGCAACGGGGTCGCGGTGGATCCCCGGCGACGAGGCCGACCGCCCGGCAAAGCGCGGCGTCCCCTCGCGCGGGTTCAACCTCATCGTTCGGACCGTCCTCCGGTCCCGGCTGCGCGACCACCAGTGCGGCTTCAAGGCGCTCTCACGGGAGGCGTTCGAGGAGCTCCACGAGGCCGTCGAGGACGACCACTGGTTCTGGGATACGGAACTCCTCGTGCGCGCCCAGCGCAGGGGGTTCCGGGTCGCGGAGTTCCCCGTCGAATGGGAGCCGCAGGGCGACTCGAAGGTCGACCTCGTTCGCGACGTGTTCGGCATGGGGAGCCAGATCGTTCGGCTGTGGTGGCAGCTGTCCGTGTCGCCGCGGATCACTCGCACCAGGACGGTCGCCGCCGGCGTCGTCCTCACGGTCGCCGCGCTCGCGCTGATGACGGTGTACCTCGACCCCTCGGCGGTGCTGGCGGCGTTCGAGGGCGCCGACCCCGCGCCGGTGGCCGCCGCGACGCTCGTGTACCTCCTCTCGTGGCCGCTGCGGGGGCTGCGGTACCGCGACATCCTCACGGAACTCGGCTACCGCGAGAAGCTCGGGTTCCTCACGGGCGCGGTGTTCATCAGCCAGACCGGCAACCTCGTGTTCCCGGCGCGCGCCGGCGACGCGGTGCGCGCGTACGTCGTGAAGGCGCGCCGCGGGATCCCGTACCCGACGGGCTTCGCCTCGCTGGCGGCCGAGCGCGTGTTCGACCTGCTCACCATCACCGCGATGGCCGGCGCGGTGCTGGCGGGGCTGCTCGTCACCGACGGGACGAGCGCCGTCGCCGCGGCGGTGTCGGCGAACGTCCCGGGCGTCCCGCCGGCCGCCGTCTCGCGGGCGATCCAGGTCGCCGCCGGCATCGGCGTCGTCGCGGTCGCCAGCCTGTTCGTCATCGTCGCGACCGCCCGCAGCGACCGCAACTACGTTCGGGACGTGGTCTCCCGGTTCTCCTCCGATTCGTACGTCGACTACGTCGCCGGCGTGATCGAGGAGTTCACCGCCGGCGTGCAGACGGTGGCGGGAACGCGCGCCTCCTTCGCCCGCGTCGGCGGCGTCTCCGTGGTCGTGTGGACCCTCGACGTGGTGACGGCGCTGCTCGTGCTGGCGGCGTTCCCCGCCGCGGTCGAGTCGATGACGGTCACCCAGCTGGTCGTCGTCGGCTTCTTCGCCGTCTCCGTCGGCAACCTCGCGAAGGTGTTGCCGCTGTCGCCCGGCGGCATCGGGCTGTACGAGGCCGCCTTCACCGCGCTCGTGGTCGGACTCGGCGGCGTGCCCGCGGCCGTCGCGTTCGCGGCGGCGGTGCTGGACCACGCGGTGAAGAACGCCGTCACGGTCGCCGGCGGCGTCGTCTCGATGATCGGGTTCAACGTCTCGCTCACCGACGCCGTCGACGAGACGGCCGAGCTGGACGAGGAGGGCGAACCCGAGGGGAGCGAGTTCCCGAGCGACGACGACTGA
- a CDS encoding DUF84 family protein, whose translation MRIGVGSGNPVKREATERAVAGAGGSGGNGDGLAGDADGLGDGTVVEACPVPSGVSEQPFGHDETRTGAVNRANAVLDADAGAYDLGVGIEGGVAEYAGSDGLFLVMWAAVADGERVGVGTGPSLALPGSIAARVRDGEELGPVMDDVLGESDVARNQGAAGALTDGRVDRTDALRTAVAGALGPFVTDLY comes from the coding sequence ATGCGGATCGGCGTCGGCTCCGGCAATCCGGTGAAACGCGAGGCGACAGAACGGGCGGTAGCGGGCGCGGGCGGCTCGGGCGGGAACGGAGACGGCCTCGCCGGCGACGCGGACGGCCTCGGCGACGGCACGGTCGTCGAGGCGTGTCCCGTCCCCTCGGGCGTCTCCGAGCAGCCGTTCGGGCACGACGAAACCCGAACGGGGGCGGTGAACCGAGCGAACGCGGTGCTCGATGCGGACGCCGGGGCGTACGATCTCGGCGTCGGGATCGAGGGCGGCGTCGCGGAGTACGCCGGGAGCGACGGGCTCTTTCTCGTGATGTGGGCGGCCGTCGCCGACGGCGAGCGCGTCGGGGTCGGCACCGGCCCGAGCCTCGCGCTGCCGGGATCCATCGCCGCGCGCGTCCGGGACGGCGAGGAACTCGGACCGGTGATGGACGACGTGCTCGGGGAGTCGGACGTGGCGAGAAACCAGGGCGCCGCGGGCGCGCTCACCGACGGACGGGTCGACCGGACCGACGCGCTTCGGACCGCCGTCGCGGGCGCGCTCGGCCCGTTCGTGACGGACCTGTACTGA
- the mre11 gene encoding DNA double-strand break repair protein Mre11 has translation MTRVIHTGDTHIGYRQYHSPERRADFLDAFERVVADAVDDDAEQSSASSRTQSGDDVDAVVHAGDLFHDRRPDLPDLLGVLSALRTLDDADIPFLAVVGNHESTRGGQWLDLFESMGLATRLDDEPTVIGDTAFYGLDHVPESRRDELDYEFAPHDADAAALVSHGLFEPFAYADWDTEELLERSTVDFDAVLLGDNHTPDTAQVSGTWVTYCGSTERASASERDPRGYNLVRLGADAEAGDDAVDIRRRALETRPFVFVDVELADGEGLDRVRDRVRERDVEDAVVIVRVTGDGEPIAPAAVEEFAAERGALIARVTDRREVEAETELSVSFADPDEAVRERIGELDLSEAAREVDDVVRGDLPDSNVREEAKRRIENRLDGGDAADGADDGAAADEAGGDDGAQPDDAAATDDEAAADDGTVADDATGGDGDAAEEGPPPADAEGDDGQLTLGDSQ, from the coding sequence ATGACGCGGGTTATCCACACCGGCGACACCCACATCGGGTACCGCCAGTACCACTCGCCCGAGCGGCGAGCGGACTTCCTCGACGCCTTCGAGCGGGTCGTCGCCGACGCGGTCGACGACGACGCGGAGCAAAGCTCCGCGAGCAGCCGGACGCAGTCCGGCGACGACGTGGACGCGGTGGTCCACGCCGGCGACCTGTTCCACGACCGCCGGCCCGACCTCCCCGACCTGCTCGGCGTGCTCTCGGCCCTCCGGACGCTGGACGACGCCGACATCCCGTTCCTCGCGGTCGTCGGCAACCACGAGTCCACGCGCGGCGGACAGTGGCTCGACCTGTTCGAGTCGATGGGGCTGGCGACCCGGCTGGACGACGAGCCCACCGTGATCGGCGACACGGCGTTCTACGGGCTCGATCACGTCCCGGAGAGCAGGCGCGACGAGCTCGACTACGAGTTCGCGCCCCACGACGCCGACGCCGCCGCTCTGGTGAGCCACGGCCTGTTCGAGCCGTTCGCGTACGCCGACTGGGACACCGAGGAGCTGCTGGAGCGGTCGACCGTCGACTTCGACGCGGTGTTGCTCGGCGACAACCACACGCCCGACACCGCGCAGGTGTCGGGCACGTGGGTGACCTACTGCGGGTCGACCGAGCGCGCGTCCGCCAGCGAGCGCGACCCCCGCGGCTACAACCTCGTCCGCCTCGGCGCCGACGCCGAGGCCGGCGACGACGCGGTCGACATCCGCCGCCGGGCGCTGGAGACGCGCCCGTTCGTCTTCGTCGACGTGGAACTCGCAGACGGCGAAGGCCTCGACCGCGTTCGTGACCGTGTCCGCGAGCGCGATGTCGAGGACGCGGTCGTCATCGTCCGGGTCACCGGCGACGGCGAGCCGATCGCGCCCGCGGCCGTCGAGGAGTTCGCCGCCGAGCGCGGCGCGCTCATCGCCCGCGTCACCGACCGCCGCGAAGTGGAGGCGGAGACGGAGCTGTCTGTGAGTTTCGCCGACCCCGACGAGGCGGTTCGCGAGCGCATCGGTGAACTCGACCTGTCGGAGGCCGCCCGCGAGGTCGACGACGTGGTCCGCGGCGATCTCCCCGACTCGAACGTTCGCGAGGAGGCGAAACGGCGGATCGAGAACCGACTGGACGGCGGCGACGCGGCGGACGGTGCCGACGACGGGGCGGCCGCGGACGAGGCAGGCGGCGACGACGGTGCCCAACCGGACGACGCGGCGGCCACAGACGATGAGGCGGCGGCGGACGATGGTACGGTCGCTGACGACGCGACCGGCGGGGACGGCGATGCCGCGGAGGAGGGACCCCCGCCGGCCGACGCCGAGGGCGACGACGGGCAGCTCACCCTGGGTGATTCTCAGTGA
- the rad50 gene encoding DNA double-strand break repair ATPase Rad50, whose translation MRFDRLRLRNFKPYADTDLRLSDGVTVIHGLNGSGKSSLLEACFFALYGSKALDGTLEDVVTNGAEECEVELWFTHDGRSYHVRRELKRYGEQIQTTTCTLESDDETVHRDGATDVRSFVADLLRMDAEAFVNCAYVRQGEVNKLINATPTERQDMIDDLLQLGTLEEYRERAGDARLGVEDVRSTTRGALESVEEQVAEKEDRDLHGRLNSLESTLADVDEKIENYEQQREKAASTREQAREVLDEYEERREELSELESDIEDLEATIREDEAERERLGDRVADLRDRVEDAEATLTERLSAVDVDDADPETLDARREELDDREDELREKLRETRSRVNALTNQSTNLAEKAEEAAERADEKRARATELDEEAEAAAETLAEREESLAELETEREQLRAKFDNVPVSVGGASAHRESIRDDLEAVRAEIRETSNEVSAARSSVEEAERLLEEGKCPECGQPVDGSPHVDGLDDERERVAELEAELDDLTERETELEEALDRAEELVEAENRLGQIADTHELIEDGIAEKEAEIEQAGERAAELREDADDLESQAEEKREVSERKAEEAEEARADVESLETDLEAVETARDRIDAVEAAREEVADAESEIERLTEKRADIADRNDERREFLATKRDRRDDLRDAFDDERVASARERLENAEEYIEKVDDALSDLRERRDDLTSRIGAVENELDELEALRERRDELAERVAELDALHEETEELETMYGDLRAELRRSNVESLERMLNETFELVYGNDAYSHIELDGEYELTVYQKDGEPLDPEQLSGGERALFNLSLRCAIYRLLAEGIEGAAPTPPLILDEPTVFLDSGHVSRLADLIDEMRGFGVRQILIVSHDDELVGAADELVRVEKNPTSNRSTVERMADPSLSAVELPTGEAEHADD comes from the coding sequence GTGAGGTTCGACCGCCTGCGGCTGCGGAACTTCAAGCCGTACGCCGACACCGACCTCCGCCTCTCGGACGGCGTGACGGTCATCCACGGGCTCAACGGCAGCGGGAAGTCCTCGCTGCTCGAGGCGTGCTTCTTCGCGCTGTACGGCTCGAAGGCGCTCGACGGCACCTTGGAGGACGTGGTGACCAACGGCGCAGAGGAGTGCGAGGTCGAGCTGTGGTTCACTCACGACGGCCGGTCGTACCACGTGCGCCGGGAGCTGAAGCGCTACGGCGAGCAGATCCAGACGACCACCTGCACGCTCGAATCAGACGACGAGACGGTCCACCGCGACGGCGCGACCGACGTTCGGTCGTTCGTGGCCGACCTGCTGCGCATGGACGCGGAGGCGTTCGTCAACTGCGCGTACGTCCGGCAGGGCGAGGTGAACAAGCTCATCAACGCCACGCCGACCGAGCGCCAGGACATGATCGACGACCTCCTCCAGCTGGGCACGCTGGAGGAGTACCGCGAGCGCGCCGGCGACGCGCGCCTCGGCGTCGAGGACGTCCGCTCGACGACGCGGGGCGCGCTCGAGAGCGTCGAGGAGCAGGTGGCCGAGAAGGAGGACCGCGACCTGCACGGACGGCTCAACTCGCTGGAGTCGACGCTCGCGGACGTGGACGAGAAGATCGAGAACTACGAGCAGCAGCGCGAGAAGGCGGCGTCCACGCGCGAGCAGGCCCGCGAGGTCCTCGACGAGTACGAGGAGCGTCGCGAGGAGCTGTCGGAGCTGGAGTCGGACATCGAGGACCTGGAGGCGACGATCCGCGAGGACGAGGCCGAGCGCGAACGGCTCGGCGACCGGGTCGCCGACCTCCGTGACCGCGTCGAGGACGCCGAGGCGACCCTGACGGAGCGGCTCTCGGCCGTCGACGTCGACGACGCGGACCCGGAGACGCTCGACGCGCGCCGCGAGGAACTCGACGACCGCGAGGACGAGTTGCGGGAAAAGCTTCGGGAGACGCGCTCGCGGGTGAACGCCCTCACGAACCAGTCGACGAACCTCGCGGAGAAGGCCGAGGAGGCGGCCGAGCGCGCCGACGAGAAGCGCGCCCGGGCGACGGAGCTCGACGAGGAGGCCGAGGCCGCGGCGGAGACGCTCGCCGAGCGCGAGGAGTCGCTGGCGGAGCTGGAGACCGAGCGCGAGCAGCTCCGGGCGAAGTTCGATAACGTGCCCGTCTCGGTTGGCGGGGCGTCCGCCCACCGCGAGTCGATCCGCGATGACCTCGAGGCGGTCCGCGCGGAGATCCGCGAGACGAGCAACGAGGTGAGCGCCGCACGGTCGAGCGTCGAGGAGGCCGAGCGGCTGTTGGAGGAGGGGAAGTGTCCCGAGTGCGGTCAGCCGGTCGACGGCTCGCCGCACGTCGACGGCCTCGACGACGAGCGCGAGCGCGTCGCCGAGCTGGAGGCGGAACTCGACGACCTGACCGAGCGCGAGACGGAGCTGGAGGAGGCGCTCGACCGGGCCGAGGAGCTCGTCGAGGCGGAGAACCGGCTCGGGCAGATCGCGGACACACACGAGCTGATCGAGGACGGCATCGCAGAGAAGGAGGCGGAGATCGAGCAGGCGGGGGAGCGCGCCGCCGAGCTGCGCGAGGACGCCGACGATCTGGAGTCGCAGGCCGAGGAGAAGCGCGAGGTCAGCGAACGGAAGGCCGAGGAGGCCGAGGAAGCGCGAGCGGACGTGGAATCGTTGGAAACGGACCTCGAGGCGGTCGAGACCGCCCGCGACCGGATCGACGCCGTCGAGGCGGCGCGCGAGGAGGTCGCCGACGCCGAGTCCGAGATCGAGCGGTTAACCGAGAAGCGCGCGGACATCGCCGACCGCAACGACGAGCGCCGGGAGTTCCTCGCGACGAAGCGTGACCGGCGCGACGACCTCCGCGACGCGTTCGACGACGAGCGGGTGGCGTCCGCCAGGGAGCGCCTCGAGAACGCCGAGGAGTACATCGAGAAGGTCGACGACGCCCTTTCGGACCTGCGCGAGCGACGCGACGACCTCACGAGCCGGATCGGCGCCGTCGAGAACGAACTCGACGAGCTGGAGGCGCTGCGCGAGCGACGCGACGAGCTGGCCGAGCGGGTCGCCGAGTTGGACGCGCTCCACGAGGAGACCGAGGAGCTGGAGACGATGTACGGCGACCTCCGGGCGGAGCTTCGCAGGTCGAACGTCGAGAGCCTCGAACGGATGCTCAACGAGACGTTCGAGCTGGTGTACGGCAACGACGCCTACTCGCATATCGAGCTCGACGGCGAGTACGAGCTCACCGTCTACCAGAAGGACGGCGAGCCGCTGGACCCCGAGCAGCTCTCGGGCGGCGAGCGCGCGCTGTTCAACCTCTCCTTGCGCTGTGCCATCTACCGGTTGCTCGCCGAGGGGATCGAGGGCGCGGCGCCGACGCCGCCGCTCATCCTCGACGAGCCGACGGTGTTCCTCGACTCGGGGCACGTCTCGCGGCTGGCGGACCTGATCGACGAGATGCGCGGCTTCGGCGTCAGGCAGATCCTGATCGTCAGCCACGACGACGAGCTCGTCGGCGCCGCCGACGAGCTCGTGCGCGTCGAGAAGAACCCCACGTCGAACCGGTCGACGGTCGAACGGATGGCCGATCCGTCGCTGTCGGCGGTCGAGCTTCCGACGGGCGAGGCCGAGCACGCCGACGACTGA
- a CDS encoding DUF7346 family protein yields the protein MQSVRDADGTRYLIVKRSSESSLVRDPATGEERYVPNDDLEPDGESPLSAAADGLPSELRRAVLACRDERALGLLVEFADRGPVSVRTLLDAYDLCESDLHGVLAEFQAAGLLAETTVAGERGYEPTEAALRVVERFRD from the coding sequence ATGCAGTCGGTTCGGGACGCGGACGGAACCCGGTACCTGATCGTCAAGCGGTCGTCGGAGTCGAGTCTCGTGCGCGACCCGGCGACCGGCGAGGAGCGCTACGTCCCGAACGACGACCTCGAACCCGACGGCGAGTCGCCGCTGTCGGCGGCCGCCGACGGCCTACCGTCCGAACTTCGCCGGGCGGTGCTGGCGTGTCGCGACGAGCGCGCGCTCGGGCTGCTCGTGGAGTTCGCGGACCGGGGGCCGGTGTCGGTTCGAACCCTGTTGGACGCCTACGACCTGTGTGAATCCGACCTCCACGGGGTGCTCGCGGAGTTTCAAGCCGCGGGGCTGCTCGCGGAGACCACCGTCGCCGGCGAGCGCGGCTACGAGCCCACGGAGGCGGCGCTGCGAGTCGTCGAACGGTTCCGCGACTGA
- a CDS encoding DUF7322 domain-containing protein produces MLGEDDDDGELFDLERQASEAEGRGPRVDVPSVDDPSDSLPDPSTVDPAIQRAFVTAVVYANVALLGVSLGLMLVGFRGDWRLGGASIVIGVLAGVRVYQTVRSFKQRDTDEDTDAGADEDAPASTVATPDSEDR; encoded by the coding sequence GTGCTCGGCGAGGACGACGACGACGGGGAGCTGTTCGACCTCGAGCGACAGGCCAGCGAGGCCGAAGGGCGCGGCCCCCGCGTCGATGTTCCGTCCGTCGACGACCCGTCCGACTCGCTGCCCGACCCGTCGACGGTCGATCCCGCCATCCAGCGGGCGTTCGTCACGGCCGTCGTGTACGCCAACGTCGCGCTGCTGGGCGTCTCGCTGGGGCTGATGCTGGTCGGGTTCCGCGGCGACTGGCGACTGGGCGGCGCGTCTATCGTGATCGGCGTACTCGCCGGCGTTCGCGTCTATCAGACGGTTCGCTCGTTCAAACAGCGTGACACGGACGAGGATACCGATGCCGGCGCGGACGAAGACGCTCCCGCGTCGACGGTCGCGACTCCCGATTCCGAGGACCGCTGA
- a CDS encoding DUF7331 family protein, translated as MTHASDTPLERSGSSPDEAVETVEAYEDDGRTVLYDAENPLAWVEASEAVTLADAA; from the coding sequence ATGACCCACGCATCCGATACCCCGTTGGAGCGCTCGGGCTCGAGCCCGGACGAGGCCGTCGAGACGGTCGAGGCGTACGAGGACGACGGGCGAACGGTGCTGTACGACGCCGAGAACCCCCTCGCGTGGGTGGAGGCGAGCGAGGCGGTCACGCTCGCGGACGCGGCGTAA